Proteins encoded by one window of Haematobia irritans isolate KBUSLIRL chromosome 2, ASM5000362v1, whole genome shotgun sequence:
- the l(2)k09022 gene encoding HEAT repeat containing 1 homolog l(2)k09022, producing the protein MSTSLFEQLQRLKAPQSGVIADSKRKASILFDPKEAASKDRRTIYDLGIHGLQELIVINPSFQQFEKTLFDENTLQMERAVEMKEVNDLLNQNIKKFLQHLSPYFLLRPAHLCLEWLVRRFQVNEYNRNELMALVLPYHETNAFVKVIQTFRLKESDKEWFWLKPLQKPGKPLAKSAILNKAATDKGFLNFICKITTEAIKELGPQAHLLQTQMNFYGSVVVGALEAATDVQEWHISTLLPSLIKGLSSDTIDFVSAAYIIAARLVARTQITTKLCNAIITKVANVKFDRLQRTAVLLLIWVFDSQKTSEPKFNENTLLHLIQQKWLISILSTLAKENVDIQALCLTLIYESAKAIYDQHAQMAVYQKFLENLLDEVVFPQSTAQNVISTVLDCYAPAATQKSHKNTLKHGDVIELDSDEDEAMPNVNFQSWYSDYLHKLERQYPTAFDITIKESLSNKNMENSANRSKAIKMALGYRLQSFDNAACDIYESLYHHAAHIRFMALQSLVKNLKDYQKRPQNYQLLKECLADRILDDSKDIVEEILKLPTADILEIMGAEKFVEALIAILYKIQINPGEWQKLSTKVVKHLTSPRVIEEYDNNLILLAIMPLIFPVDSEATSWKAIEDIVKSPLAERMQFLKKLQVKTGDKFNIADFKRQFLDVVSSSRETPTVLALFESVQSRGSDYFKQAIQFYHFLMLITACLKQRYTAKESREIFMKISEYSQKYKIKHLEKEQWKVINQLRYIPLELFSDFLLTLTRQTELKNLSKTMWEREDAMDLAFFLDVFALVSEECFSKDKKPEEQLEWSKILKELFDIVFQGEAIMKMEFLANFYVYDERKAVRDFTIMRLRGFKLMQALLKNNKNAKDLKLEIRHILKLTMALLSPSQVLRLEGLETLKMLMQESIAMEEIQKNFVKSLLERWEEISMDHEQFPLVMYALLKGGNTKQAIQMGSKILKEIVMILQSNESLDQAVWVKQLLKAIVHINDDEDISNKLIPLALRALQLYEMENTLKHLNDPYDAIFRLVTARFNPQTIENILMDNPKAWKLIEVIFQSNMVFITQEGTLKPIPCVFLETMDEGIYEKMPNKFKQQFFLLIIKTLAEAENDTISLAANKLLKKCQVDCKPLKELLENMYKSCGDSSRAVTPRRNVNKRDNMQSPVVQVTGMDWKQGVVLMELLENKKKLENTSVLIPALFDLLNCCLAVEEQSSVEYTKQLVLSALLHCCQKAIEDGCNLQTTLPKTTFRMDQIVQCLRASQNPQTHHNALLLLSHCANLFPQQVLHNIVDIFTFMGSSVVRHDDAFSFHIINDIIISIVPILVKEKTAVVPVLKVFSDIMLDVPEHRRLPLYTKLISTLGSEQYLWMFLCVVFEAHVIDDEKQKLLQKKNSKSPSSASSTAISNDQMAKRIEIVLELTNSFGPPIILETCIQLMKYIESLPMQKQGERKSIPTNSDPYNTDACLFDVAGRSAKQLRHYKYVIMQFLSAITSSHEFLKKIALLTDTEILEMKTFYQKFIIRILSYVPLVTAAIAEAEETSQQKFWKVILHHLHDVLDNSISLLSAEMFLVVVNGLMHHQLLSIRKKVIELLINKLQLKDGFFDAVNPQHFDNLLKPLAEIVNGILERSDTSQNGGASAVDTSQSNELVFLQQTALIAIKLLSKSFALKHISEFKDILSTLTKITRQRSPISKIVLATVVLTMIEISSNLKAHSIAHLPKFMPQLIEVLQDQAELVRQQPPDNVCVAIVTGMQKLFETLPLFLGPYIVDIITALSSIGTRIKAQNNEKDQRSSSALQKINSIWSKIATDVPLRILVPACDKAYSKLMVNKNYADISVLMKLLHQAITHAQNKDLAIVITELTGLFMQALEFRLQMKTSALDKDVIAQTEFSIIEALVAWILKLSESSFRPLYHKLYTWALQDAQQKEKLLTYFLLTQKIGESLKSLFVLFASEFIEDAARLLNECCNTNNSDVDIEAEYLTAELLKAILNTLYNIFLYDSKEFVNAQRFEYLMPAIVDQLENRLILEDENLQQVLGQCIAQLAVDVSSDVLWKQLNYQVLLKTRTSVPEVRIFAFNCCVEIARKLGEDFTPLLPETVPFIAELFEDENPRVEKNTRKSVQELEVILGESLQKYL; encoded by the exons ATGTCTACGTCATTGTTTGAACAATTGCAACGCCTTAAGGCTCCACAGTCGGGAGTCATAGCTGACTCGAAACGCAAAGCCTCAATACTCTTCGATCCCAAGGAAGCAGCCAGCAAAGATCGCAGGACAATCTACGATTTGGGTATACATGGCTTACAGGAACTTATCGTTATCAATCCCTCGTTTCAACAATTCGAAAAGACACTTTTTGATGAGAATACCTTGCAAATGGAAAGAGCCGTAGAGATGAAAGAAGTCAATGATTTGTTGAATCAGAATATTAAGAAATTCCTGCAGCATTTGAGTCCATACTTTCTGTTGAGACCAGCCCATCTGTGTTTGGAATGGTTGGTACGACGTTTTCAAGTAAATGAATATAATCGAAATGAATTAATGGCATTGGTGCTGCCATATCATGAAACAAATGCCTTTGTAAAGGTAATACAAACTTTTCGCTTAAAAGAGTCTGATAAGGAATGGTTTTGGCTTAAACCTTTGCAAAAACCAGGAAAGCCATTGGCTAAATCTGCCATACTGAATAAGGCAGCCACAGATAAAGGCTTCTTGAACTTCATTTGTAAAATAACCACAGAAGCCATTAAAGAGCTTGGTCCTCAGGCCCACTTGTTGCAAACTCAAATGAATTTCTATGGTTCAGTGGTGGTGGGAGCTTTAGAAGCCGCTACGGATGTACAAGAATGGCACATAAGTACACTATTACCATCGCTTATTAAAGGTTTATCCTCGGATACCATTGATTTTGTATCTGCTGCCTATATTATTGCAGCACGTTTGGTGGCCCGTACCCAGATTACTACAAAATTGTGTAATGCCATTATAACCAAAGTGGCCAATGTTAAATTTGATCGTTTACAGCGTACAGCTGTTCTATTGCTAATATGGGTCTTTGATAGCCAGAAGACATCAGAGCCTAAATTCAATGAAAACACTCTCCTACATTTGATCCAACAAAAATggttaatttcaattttgtctacattggcCAAAGAGAATGTAGATATACAAGCACTTTGTTTAACCCTGATATATGAATCGGCTAAAGCTATCTATGATCAGCATGCACAAATGGCGGTATACCaaaagtttttggaaaatctGCTTGATGAGGTGGTATTTCCTCAGAGTACTGCACAAAATGTTATCAG CACCGTTCTGGATTGTTATGCTCCTGCGGCTACTCAAAAATCTCACAAAAATACTTTGAAACATGGTGATGTTATTGAATTGGATTCTGATGAGGATGAAGCAATGCCCAATGTAAATTTCCAATCTTGGTATTCAGACTACTTACATAAATTGGAACGACAATATCCTACGGCATTCGATATAACCATAAAAGAGTCATTGTccaataaaaatatggaaaattcagCAAATCGAAGCAAAGCCATCAAAATGGCATTGG GCTATCGCCTACAATCATTTGATAATGCTGCATGTGATATCTATGAAAGTCTTTACCATCATGCTGCCCATATACGTTTTATGGCTTTGCAAAGTTTGGTGAAAAATCTCAAAGATTATCAAAAGAGGCCACAAAACTATCAACTGCTCAAGGAATGTCTAGCAGATCGTATATTGGACGATAGTAAAGATATAGTGgaagaaatattgaaattaCCCACAGCAGATATATTGGAAATTATGGGAGCTGAAAAGTTTGTGGAAGCTTTAATAGCCATCctctataaaattcaaatcaatCCAGGAGAATGGCAGAAACTAAGCACAAAAGTTGTTAAACACTTGACTAGCCCTAGGGTTATTGAAGAATAcgataataatttaatattgcTAGCCATAATGCCATTGATATTTCCTGTGGATAGTGAGGCTACTTCGTGGAAGGCCATAGAGGATATAGTGAAAAGTCCATTGGCAGAAAGAatgcaatttttgaaaaaattgcaagTGAAAACAGGagataaatttaatatagccGATTTTAAGAGACAATTTCTGGATGTGGTCTCATCGAGTCGAGAAACACCCACAGTTCTGGCTTTGTTTGAGAGTGTCCAATCAAGGGGTAGTGATTATTTCAAACAAGCCATACAATTCTATCATTTCCTGATGTTGATAACGGCTTGCCTTAAGCAGAGATATACAGCCAAAGAAAGCCGggagatatttatgaaaatttccgaATAtagtcaaaaatataaaatcaaacATTTGGAAAAGGAACAATGGAAAGTTATTAATCAGCTACGTTATATTCCCTTGGAATTGTTTAGTGACTTTTTGTTGACACTCACCCGGCAAACAGAATTGAAAAATCTCTCCAAAACCATGTGGGAGAGGGAAGATGCcatggatttggcatttttccTAGATGTATTCGCCTTGGTGTCGGAGGAATGTTTTAGCAAAGATAAAAAGCCAGAAGAACAATTGGAATGGtctaaaatattaaaagaaTTATTTGATATAGTCTTCCAGGGCGAGGCAATaatgaaaatggaatttttggctaacttttatgTCTACGATGAAAGGAAGGCAGTGAGGGATTTTACAATAATGCGTCTAAGGGGATTTAAGCTAATGCAAGCATTATtgaagaataataaaaatgctaAGGATTTAAAACTGGAAATAAGGCATATACTAAAGCTCACAATGGCCTTATTAAGTCCTTCACAAGTTTTACGTTTGGAGGGCTTGGAGACTTTGAAAATGCTGATGCAAGAATCTATAGctatggaagaaatacaaaaaaattttgtaaaatctttatTAGAACGTTGGGAGGAAATTTCCATGGATCATGAACAATTTCCATTGGTAATGTATGCTTTACTCAAAGGTGGTAATACCAAGCAGGCAATACAAATGGGCTCAAAgatattaaaagaaattgtaaTGATTTTACAAAGCAATGAGTCATTGGATCAAGCTGTATGGGTTAAACAGCTTTTAAAAGCCATTGTCCACATAAACGATGATGAGGATATAAGCAATAAATTAATCCCATTAGCTTTGAGAGCTCTGCAATTGTATGAAATGGAAAATActttgaaacatttaaatgatcCCTATGATGCAATATTCCGTTTGGTAACGGCACGCTTTAATCCTCAAActatagagaatattttaaTGGATAATCCCAAGGCTTGGAAATTAATCGAAGTTATATTCCAAAGTAATATGGTATTTATAACACAAGAGGGTACTTTGAAACCCATACCTTGTGTTTTCCTGGAAACTATGGATGAAGGGATCTATGAGAAAATGCCTAATAAATTCAAACAACAATTTTTCCTTTTGATCATCAAAACCTTGGCCGAAGCAGAAAATGATACCATATCCTTGGCTGCCAATAAATTACTCAAGAAATGTCAAGTGGATTGTAAACCTTTGAAGGAGCTATTGGAAAATATGTATAAATCATGTGGCGACTCAAGTAGGGCAGTAACACCAAGGCGTAATGTAAATAAACGAGACAATATGCAATCGCCTGTAGTACAAGTTACCGGCATGGATTGGAAACAAGGTGTGGTCCTTATGGAATTGTtagagaataaaaagaaattggaaAATACCTCAGTATTGATACCAGCTCTATTCGATTTACTCAATTGCTGTTTAGCAGTGGAGGAACAATCTTCTGTGGAATATACCAAACAATTGGTATTATCGGCTTTATTACACTGCTGTCAGAAAGCCATAGAAGATGGTTGTAATTTACAGACGACACTACCAAAAACTACATTCCGTATGGATCAAATTGTGCAATGTTTAAGGGCATCCCAAAATCCGCAGACACATCATAATGCTTTGCTATTACTAAGCCACTGTGCCAATCTCTTCCCGCAACAAGTCCTACACAATATTGTGGATATATTCACATTTATGGGTTCGTCGGTGGTGCGCCATGATGATGCCTTTAGTTTCCACATTATCAATGACATCATAATTTCTATAGTGCCCATTTTGGTTAAGGAGAAAACGGCTGTTGTCCCCGTTCTAAAAGTGTTTTCCGATATTATGTTGGATGTTCCCGAGCATAGACGTTTGCCTTTGTATACTAAACTCATCAGCACCTTGGGTTCGGAACAATATCTTTGGATGTTTTTATGTGTGGTCTTTGAGGCCCATGTCATCGatgatgaaaaacaaaaacttttacaaaagaaaaattccaAATCCCCCTCCTCCGCCTCCTCCACGGCGATTAGTAATGATCAAATGGCCAAgagaattgaaattgttttggaACTCACCAATAGTTTTGGGCCACCCATTATATTGGAGACTTGTATTCAACTCATGAAATACATTGAAAGTTTACCCATGCAAAAGCAGGGAGAACGTAAATCTATCCCAACAAATTCTGATCCATATAATACCGATGCCTGTCTATTCGATGTGGCCGGGCGTTCAGCCAAACAATTGAGACATTATAAATATGTTATAATGCAATTCCTATCGGCCATTACCTCATCACATGAATTCCTTAAGAAAATTGCCCTACTCACCGATacggaaattttggaaatgaaAACATTCTATCAGAAATTCATAATACGGATATTATCCTATGTCCCTTTGGTTACGGCGGCCATAGCCGAAGCCGAAGAAACTTCACAACAGAAATTCTGGAAAGTTATTCTACATCATTTGCATGATGTTTTGGATAATTCCATATCTTTACTCTCGGCCGAAATGTTCCTAGTTGTGGTCAATGGTCTAATGCATCATCAACTTTTATCGATACGTAAAAAAGTCATTGAGCTATTGATCAATAAACTCCAGCTGAAAGATGGTTTCTTTGATGCTGTTAATCCTCAACATTTTGATAATCTTTTGAAGCCATTAGCCGAAATTGTTAATGGCATTTTGGAACGTTCAGACACCAGCCAGAATGGTGGTGCTAGTGCTGTTGATACTTCACAATCAAATGAATTGGTTTTCTTACAACAAACTGCTTTGATTGCCATTAAACTACTATCGAAATCATTTGCCCTCAAGCATATTTCGGAATTTAAGGATATTCTAAGTACACTCACCAAAATCACACGTCAACGTTCTCCCATATCGAAAATTGTTTTGGCCACTGTTGTCTTAACCATGATTGAAATTTCCTCGAATTTGAAAGCCCATTCTATAGCTCATTTACCGAAATTTATGCCTCAACTCATTGAAGTTTTACAGGATCAAGCTGAATTGGTGAGACAACAGCCACCGGATAATGTATGCGTAGCAATTGTTACAG gcATGCAGAAGCTTTTTGAAACACTACCTCTCTTCTTGGGACCATACATTGTGGATATTATCACAGCACTGAGTTCCATTGGAACACGAATCAAGGcacaaaataatgaaaaagaTCAAAGATCGAGTAGTGCTCTACAGAAAATCAATAGCATATGGTCGAAAATAGCAACGGATGTTCCATTGCGAATTTTGGTGCCGGCCTGCGATAAAGCCTATAGCAAATTAATGGTGAACAAAAATTATGCGGATATATCAGTGCTGATGAAACTCTTACACCAAGCCATAACTCATGCACAAAATAAGGATTTGGCCATTGTAATTACCGAACTAACTGGTCTATTTATGCAGGCTTTGGAATTCCGTTTGCAGATGAAGACATCCGCTCTGGATAAAGATGTTATAGCCCAAACAGAATTTTCCATTATAGAGGCGCTGGTggcttggattttgaaattgtcgGAGAGTTCATTTAGGCCTCTCTATCATAAACTCTACACTTGGGCCTTACAGGATGCACAACAAAAGGAAAAACTCTTGACCTATTTCCTATTAACACAAAAAATAGGAGAATCATTAAAATCTCTATTTGTGCTATTTGCCAGTGAGTTTATAGAGGATGCTGCCCGTTTACTCAATGAATGTTGTAATACCAATAACTCTGATGTGGATATCGAGGCTGAATATCTAACGGCTGAATTGCTTAAGGCTATTTTGAATACCCTctacaatatatttttgtatgacAGTAAGGAATTTGTAAATGCTCAACGTTTTGAATATCTCATGCCTGCCATTGTGGATCAATTGGAAAATcgtttgattttggaagatgAGAATTTACAGCAAGTCCTGGGGCAATGTATAGCCCAATTGGCTGTCGATGTATCGAGTGATGTTTTGTGGAAACAATTAAACTATCAAGTCCTACTAAAGACACGTACAAGTGTACCCGAAGTGAGAATTTTCGCTTTCAATTGTTGTGTTGAAATTGCCCGTAAATTGGGAGAAGACTTTACGCCATTGTTACCAGAAACTGTACCCTTTATTGCTGAACTTTTCgaagatgaaaatcctcgagtggAAAAGAACACCAGGAAATCTGTCCAAGAATTGGAGGTTATTCTGGGAGAgtcattacaaaaatatttgtag